A region of the Chitinophagaceae bacterium genome:
GAAAAGCCTGCAAGGAAGATCCTGTCTTTGTTGAATTTCTTTTTGAGCAGTTGGGTAAGTTCATGGGCATCGTTCACGAACCGGTCAGCACTGAGGTTTTTGGGTTCGGGGTTGTTCATGTACGACTGGCCGCAACCAGCCTGGTCCCAGGAAACAAGGGTGACCGATTTTGTAAGATCGGAATTGAAATAACGCAAGTGCGGTGTTTGCGGCGCCGGGGCCACCATGTAAAAAAGTACGGGTTCTGGTCCGGGCCCCGTGATCTCAACATATGCTTTCTACCCAGTTCAATAAGGAACTTTCTGTGCAGGTTTGCTTTCGCTGTTTTCCGGCTTTTTTTGCAGGGGTTTGGCAACCGACCGCGATCAAAATGAAAAGGATGTTTTTTCATGTCCTGGAGTTTAGTGAACACCGGTACTAAAGTCTTTGGGTAGGCATCGTTTGAAAAGGTCAGCCTGAGCTTGTCAAGGCGATTTAACACATAAACTTGCACCCACAGCTATGGGCCGGCAAGATTAAACGGATGTACTACCTCTTCCGGATGAATCACTTAATAGAAGGCTACCTGTACTTTACCAGTACAAAATGCTCAAATCCGAGGAAGAAAGGATGATGATGGTTATATACTCCTGTTCACATCAAAATTCTCCAGTTCTTTCGACACGGCGTTCAGGAACGTAGAGCCCAATGCACCGTCAATGATGCGGTGGTCATAGCTTAAAGAGATATACATCATGTGGCGGATCGCAATACTGTCGCCCTGTGGTGTTTCAATTACCATGGGCCTTTTCTTGATCGCACCCACGGCCATGATGGCCACCTGCGGCTGGTTGATGATGGGGGTGCCCATGATGCTTCCGAAAGTACCCACATTGGTCAGCGTGAACGTGCCGCCATTGGTATCATCGGGTTTCAGTTTCCCGGTACGGGCTGCATTGGCCAGGCCATTCACCTGCCTGGTGAGCCCGGTTAAATTCAGCTGGTCGGCATTTTTAATGACGGGAACGATCAGGTTACCATTCGGCAGGGCAGTGGCCATACCGATGTTCAGGTCTTTTTTTATGATGATCTTATCGCCTTCCACGCTGCTGCTGAGCCATGGATATCGTTTGATGCATTTTACGATCGCTTCAATGAACAGGGGAGTGAACGTGATCTTTTCACCTTCCCGCTTTTCAAAATCCTTTTTCACTTTCTCCCTCCACAGAACAAGGTTGGTCACATCACATTCTGCAAAGCTGGTAACATGTGCCGAAGTACGCTTGCTGTCTGTCATGTGTTTGGCGATGAGCTTACGCATGCGGTCCATTTCAATCACTTCTACGTTGCCGGTGTAAACAGCAGGAACATTGTTTGTTGATGATTGGTCGTTGGTCTGTGGTCGGTTGTCGGTTGTCACAACAGCAGAACTTTGGGGCTGTTGACTTGTCCCTTGCGGCTTGCTGCTGCTTCCCTTTGCCGCCACATAGGCCAGGATATCTTTCTTGCTCACCCTTCCTTCCTGCCCGGTGCCGGGGATATTTTCCAGTTCGGCCATGCCGATGCCTTCCTGCTGGGCAATATTCAAAACCAGGGGGGAGTAAAAACGTACTTTGGATGTTTGTGTATTTGACGTTGTCCGTTGTTCGTTGTTCGTTGGCTGGTATGGGATTTCTTCCACCACCCTGGCTTCTTCATACTCTTCCTGTTTGGGTGCAGGGGCGGGCTGGTTGCCGGAAACGGCAGCATTGGCGCCAACCCGGATCTTTGCGATCACGGTGCCAATGGGCACCACGTCGTTTTCCTTGAATAGAATTTCTTCAATAACACCTTCGGCAGTGGAGGGCACTTCACTGTCCACTTTATCGGTGGCAATGTCCAGCACGGTTTCATCCTGCCGGATGGGATCGCCTGGATTCTTATGCCATTTCAAAATGGTGGCTTCCATGATGCTTTCACCCAGTTTCGGCATTACTAAATCAACTAAACTCATGAGTATTTAATATTTTAGATTGAGCATTAATATTTTTTACAAGCAATTGTTTTTAAGGGCATCACCTGGAGTTTATCCTGAGCGAAGCCGAAGGATCACTCACTTGTACAGCAGTACAGGAAGCGGCAGGTAAACCAAGCAAGCATCAGACGGGCCAAAGGTAATTATTCCGGCTTAATCTGTAAAACTCCCTTTATGATCCTGACAGTATGAATTTGCGGAGCAGATTCAATGCATTTACTGCTGTAAGTTGTATGTTCCGCATCCGGTCGAAGCGGAAATATAATTTCTGTGTCTCGATCTTTTCTTTGTTCCCGAATGCCACCCAGACCGTACCCACCGGCTTACCGGGCAGGCCGCCACCCGGGCCCATGATCCCTGATACAGCGATCACGTAATCAGACCTGATATTCTTTAACGCACCCGTCGCCATCTGCAATACCACTTCCTCGCTTACGGCGCCTTTCGATTCCAGTATTTCTTTGTCAACCTGCAAAAGGTCCTCTTTGGCTTTGTAGGAGTAACTCACCACGCTGCCTTCATAAAACCCGGAAGAGCCGGGAATGGAAGTAAGCAGGTGGGCAATATATCCTCCCGAACAGCTTTCGGCGGTACACAGGGTTTTGCCTTTGGCCACCAGCAGTTTTCCTACCACTTTTTCTACCGGCTCATCTTCGTTGGTCACCATGTATTCTTTTACCAGTGATTGCAGGGTCTCGAAGAACTCCTGCACTTCTTTCCCCGTTTTTTCTTTGTCAAACCCGGTTGAGGTAAGCCGCAGCCGCACCATACCGTAATTGGGAAGGTATGCCAGTTTGATATGGGCCGGAAGCGTTGCCTCAAAATCCTGTATTAGTTCTGCCAGAAAACTTTCGCCTACTCCCGCAGTGAGTAGTGTTTTATGGATGATGGCGGGAAACCTGAATTGTTTCAGCAGCATCGGTATCACATCGTCTTCCATCATACCCTTCATCTCATGAGGCACTCCGGGCATGCTGACGAAGACCTTCCCGTCCTTCTCAAACCACATTCCGGGTGCCGTGCCCCTTTTATTCTGCAAAACGGTGCACACATCCGGTACTTCGGCCTGTTTTAAATTGCGTTCTATGACAGGGCGGTTAAGCCGGGTGAAAATATCCAGCACATTTTGCCTGGCTGCCTCATTCACCAGCATCTTTCCGTCGAAATATTTGCAGAGGAGTGGTTTGGTGATATCATCGGCTGTAGGCCCCAGTCCGCCGGTGATCAAAATGATATCGGCGTATTTCTGTTCTTCATCCAGGGCGGTCCATATCTCGTCCCATACATCACCCACCGCTACCCGGCGCACAACCCGTATGCCCCATTTGTTGAGTTCCTGTGCCATCCAGGCGCTGTTGGTATCAATGACCTGTCCGATCAGTAATTCGTCGCCGATGGTGATGATGGATGCCTGTGTCATGGTTCGTTTTAAAAAGGACTAATTTTAGTGCAAGATAAGTTAAGGTATGAAAACAGTTTATTTGTTTATTGGTTTAATAGTCAGCTCAATTTCTTTCGGGCAGAATGTGCAGGCCCGTTTATCTATGGCTTTAAAAGGATTGGAAAAGGATGGACAGTTCAAACACGCCATCATCAGTTTGTATGTGGTGGATAGTAAAACAGGCAACGTTGTATTTGATAAAAATTCACAGGTGGGGCTGGCGCCTGCAAGCTGCCAGAAAGTGGTTACAAGCGTGAGTGCATTTGAACTACTGGGGAAAGACTTCACGTACAAAACAACTATGGGATATAGTGGAAATTTTGACGGGACTTCTTTAAATGGAAATATTCTCTTTACCGGGTATGGAGACCCGACCCTGGGAAGCTGGCGATGGGAAAAAACAAAAGAAGAAATGGTAAAACAACAGATCGCAACCGCGTTGAAAAAGAAAAATATTTCCTCGGTCAATGGTAACCTGGTCATTGATGAATCGAAGTGGGAAAGCCAGGCTACACCAGGAGGATGGATATGGGAAGATGTTGGGAATTACTACGGCGCCGGAGCCCGGGCGTTGAACTGGCATGAAAATCAGTACGACCTTATTTTAAGACCGGGTAAAAAACCGGGCGATTCTGTCGGGATCATTGCTACGGCGCCGCCTTTGGAGGTTTCGGTACTGGTAAATGAATTGAAGACTGGCAAGACCGGAAGCGGGGATCAATCCATTATTTACCTGCCTGAAGATGGGTTAATAGGGTATGTAAGGGGAACCATACCGGCGGGCAAAGAAACGTTTACTGTTTCAGGTTCCATGCCGGATGCATCCCTCCCGTTTATAAAAATGACAGAAAGCATCCTCGACAGTATAAATATTAAATTAGGCGGGCGGGCAAAAACAAGCGATCACTATTTTTTAAACAAAGAAAAACTACCGGTTCAGTCGGGGACACTACTTTCAATCGTTTCACCTTCTTTAGACAGCATCAATTACTGGTTCCTAAAAAAAAGCGTGAACCTGTATGGCGAAGCGTTTGTAAAAACAATTGCGTATGAGAAAAAAGGATTTGGCGCAACGGATACCGGGCTCAATATCATCAAGAACTTCTGGCAGGAGCGGGGCATTGAAAGATCGGCGTTGAATATCATGGACGGCAGCGGCCTTTCGCCCGCCAACCGGGTCACCACCCATGCATTGGCCACGGTGATGCAGTATGCCCGGCAGCAAAACTGGTTTGCTTCCTTTTACAATGCCCTGCCCGAAATGAATGGCATTAAAATGAAGGATGGATATATCGGCGGGGTAAGAAGTTATACCGGCTATGTAAAAAGTAAAACAGGTACTGAATATACTTTTTCCTTCATCGTAAATAATTTCGACGGCAGCCCCGGGGCAGCCCGGGAAAAAATGTGGAAGCTGCTGGATATTTTAAAGTAACTTGAAACATCAACCAAAACCAATCATATGTCTGAACAGAATTTTAAGAATCATTCCAGGTATGTACCCTTTTATCATTTTGTTGCGCCCACGGCCATACTGGCACTGATCGTTGGCTCCTGCATCAATCTATACAAAGCCTGCAGTAACTGCAGCAGTAATGATCATAGTGGCTTATACAGTGCATCGCTGGTCTGTTTGATGAGTTTTGTGATACTGATCGTTTGGTGGTACAGCCGTGCTTTTGCATTGAGGGCACAGGACCGGGCCATCCGGGCTGAAGAGAATTTCAGGCATTTTATTGCTACCGGTAAACCGTTAGAAAGCCGCCTGAGCATGAGCCAGGTCATTGCCCTGCGTTTCGCCGGCGATGATGAATTTGTTGCATTGGCCAAAAGAGCTGCAGAGGAGAACATGCCTGCTAAAGAAATTAAAATGGCCATTAAAAACTGGAAGGCAGATCATAACAGGGTCTGATGCTCCTGTCCCCAAAAGGAGAACCTGGTAAAATATATTTCTTGTAAAAAACGAAAGGGTTATGGCTGAATGGATATAAAGGCTGATCAGGTTATCATACCCTAAAGCCCCTTTAGGGGTTTGGGGCAAAATATCCAGCCAGTTTATCCTTTAGCTCTTCCGGCATGGAACAGCGCTTCATTGTCTTTGCATCTGCAAAGAACAACGTGACCACACCGGTATTCAGTAACTCATCCTGCTCATTATAGATCTCTGCATGAAATACGATCTTATGATGCGTAGGCATTTCCTTTAAGGTGGTCTTTACCGTGATGAGATCATCGTATTTGGCGGGCCGCAGGAAACGGCTGTGGATCTCCACCACGGGCATGATGATCCCCATTGCTTCTATCTCTTTATACGTATACCCGATCTGCCGGATGGCTTCGGCCCGGCCTATTTCATAGAACTGGGCATAGTGGCCATAATATACAATGCCCATCTGGTCGGTGAGGGCGTAATGGATCCGTATCTGGGTTTCGGTTATGAACATGTAAATAAATTATTGAGCGGGGAATCTATTTGCCGATCATGCTGTCCACGCTGATCCTTCCCGGACCAACAATAAGTAAAACAAGATAACCGGCTATATAAAGCGCTGCCATTTCACCATCCCCAAAAAACTTACCATCGTGTGCATCAAAAAGAGCAACGGCCATGGTTACGATCAACGGTATGGTGGCGAGCCTGGTAAATAATCCAAGTACCAGGAACAGGGAGCAGAAGAATTCAGCAAAAACAACCAATGCCAGGGATAACGTGCCGCCCATGCCCAGGAAACTCATGAATTTATGCTGGTATTCTCCAAAGTGAACGAGTTTATCGTATCCATGGTTCATCATCAGGATGCCGGCAGCAAGCCGTAAGACCAACATGGCCGCCGTTACTGCCCCGGCTGAATACTTTGCAGAGAGTAATTTTTTCATTTTGTTCTATAAACGGGTTTTTGATTTTTTAATCAACTGTTATAAAAGGCCAAAACAATTTTTATTTATCATTTTATTAACAGCCTTGTAAAAATACATTCGTTTTGTTTACATCAGTTATCCACTTATTCACAATCTGTTTGGAACGATGTTTGTAACGGTAGCTTAGTAAGTAATTTTGCAGCAGCAAAGATGATCGAACTCAAAACCATGATAAAACAAAGAATTACATGCCTGTTGCTGGCAACAGCATTTTCCCTATCCGCCCTTTCACAGCCAACGAATGCAGTCACAGACACGGAAAAAAAATTCAAAGATGCAAAAGCGCTTTTTGTACAGGAGCAGTTTGCCCTGGCCTACCCGTTGTTTGCTGAACTGAAGGCACAATATCCCGACAATACGGTAAGTGACCATACCTACCTCAATGATGATGTGGGTTACTATTACATAGCCTGCCAGCTGAAATTGCAGCAGCCCGTTGCCGAACAACAGGCAAGGCATTACATCAACGTGGTGAATAATGAGCCACGCAGGCAGTTGATGAGTTACCACCTGGCAAAATTTTATTTTACCAGGGAAGATTTCAGCAATGCCATTAATTATTACGAACGGGCAGGACTGGAAAATTTAAGTAATGCCGAGATCGCGGATGCAAAATTTGAAAAAGCATATTGTTATTTCAACCTCAAACAGTTTGACCAGGCCAAACCTTTGTTTGATGAGATACACCAGTTACCCGGCAATAAGTATTATATACCCGCCAATTATTACTATGGCTTCATCAGTTATTACGACCGCCGGTTCAACGAAGCATTGAAGGCATTCAAGCTGGTGGAAACGCAGGAAGCCTATAAGGGAGTGGTACCATACTATATTGCGGAGATCTATTATTTCCAGGGAAAGAAGGACGAAGCATTGCGGTATGGGGAAAGCGTTCTTGCCCGGCCCGGTGTTTTGTACTATCAGAAAGAGATGAACCTGCTCATTGGCCAGTTGTATTTTGAGAAGAAGAACTATAAACGGGCTTTACCACTACTGGAAGCCTATGTGAACAGCAGCGAAAAAGTGAGCAAGGAAGTGATGTATGAGCTGAGCTATTGTTATTATGATGCCAACCAGCTGGGCAAAGCCATTGAAGGGTTCAAACAGTTAAGTACCGAACGGGACTCGATGGGGCAGAACAGCATGTACCTGCTGGGCGACTGTTACTTACGAACCAACCAGAAAGCAAATGCCCGTAATGCATTTCAGTACAGCGTCTACAACAGTTCCAATAAGGTCCAGCAGCAGGTATCACGGTTCAATTATGCCAAGCTTTCTTACGAACTGGGCTACCAGGACATTGCCCTTAGTGAGATGAAGAAATACCTGCAGGATTATCCAAACAGCGAATACGATACCGAGGCAAAAGAGATACTGGTGAACCTGCTTACCAATACCAACAATTTTGCAGATGCACTGAACCTCTATGAGTCATTTGATAAACCCACGGCCTCCATGCAGAAAGCCTATCCGCGTATCCTGTACGGACGGGCAGTGGAACTGATCAATGACCAGCAGGTGAAAAAGGCCGATGAATTGCTGACGAAGATCCTTCAACTGCCTGCCTCTCCGGTTACACCCTATGCCAATTTCTGGAAAGGGGAGATCGCTTACCGGAACAACGAATATGACGGGGCGATCAGGTACCTGAACCTTTACCTGCAGGCAAATGTTCCCGCCCAGGGAGAGGCAAATAATGCGGCTGCCAGGTACAACCTGGGTTATTGCTGGCTGCAAAAAGAGAATTACAAACAGGCGCTTGGCTTTTTTGAACAGGTGGCAAAAACAGTTTCGGTCACTTCCCCATTCATGGACCAGGATGCGTATGTACGCAGCGCCGACTGCTATTTTATGAACAGGGAGTTTGCAAAAGCAAACAGCATGTATGATAACGTGGTGAACAATGCCCTGCCGCAGAGTGATTATGCCATGTTCCAGAAATCACTGATCGCAGGCGTAAAGAGTTCCTCCGAAAAGATACGGACGCTGAATGCATTGTTAAAGCAATATCCAAAGAGCAATATGGTGCCCGACGTGAACATGGAGATCGCCCTGACCTATATTGCCGATGAAAAATTCAACGAGGCGGTTCCTTACCTGAATACACTGATCAGTTCTGCAGAAGCCGGTGGCCTGAAGCCGAAAGCATACTTAAAACTTGGTCTGTGCTATTACAACATGAACCGCAATACGGAGGCGCTGGATAATTACCAGGCGCTCATTCAGAAATATCCGCGATCCGCTGAGGCCGATGAAGCCATGGACATCATGAAGAACATATACGTGGAAACAGGCAGGCCGAACGATTACATAGAAATGATGCGTAAGAATGGAAAGAATATTTCGGTTTCCGAGGCGGATTCACTCACCTATGCTTCAGCAGAATTAAAATACAATGCAGCCGACTGCAATGCGGCCATTGCCGGGTTTAAGAATTACCTGTCGCAATACCCCAACGGTTCGTATGCGCTGGAAGCAAATTATTTCAGCAGTGAATGTTACCTGAAGAGCAAAGACTGGCAGAAGGCCCTGGCCGGTTACGATTATGTGAACAGCAAAGGCCTGAACCGTTACTTTGAAAAAGCAACCCTGGAAGCAGCCAGGATAAATTATTTTGAACTGAAAGACTATGCTGCGGCAAAAAAATACTTTGAATCATTGACCGCCGGCGCCGTGAACCAGGATAATCAACTGGAAGCGTTGAGGGGGCTGGTACGTTGTTATTACCTGCTGAAGGATTATACACTGGCCAACGAGGCCGCCAATAAACTGCTCACCAGGAAAGGCCTTACTACCGACGACAGGTCGATCGCATTCCTGGTGCTGGGAAAATCGCAGCAGTTGAAGAATGATTGTGCCGGCGCCATCACATCGTTCAAGTCCTGTGCATCCATCAACAAATCGGCCTGGGGCGCCGAAGCCCGGTTCGAGATCGCCCATTGCCTGTTTACAACGAACAATTTCAGCGCTGCTGAAAGATCGGCACTGGCTGTGATCAAAGAAACAGGCTCTTATGATAACTGGGTAACGAAGAGCTATATCCTGCTCGGGGATATTTTCATGCAGCAGAAAGATTATTTCAATGCAAAAGCTACGTACGAAAGCGTGGCTAAAAATGCGGTGATACCCGAACTGAAGCAGGAAGCCCAGCAGAAGCTTGAAAGGCCATCGAGGAAGAAAAGGCTGTCAGTAAAGTGGGAGGGAATTAGGAGTTAAGGTTATGAGTTAGGAGTTATGAGTTAGGAGTTATGAGTTAGGAGTTATGAGTTAGAAGTTAGGAATCGGGAGTTAGACCCGGGAGTCTTTCAAAAAACAACAAAAATGAAAATTCTAAATAGGCAAAATTCAATGATCAATGTTCAGCAATTAAACCCGCCTGCAGGTGTACAGGTATCGGACCTGGAAAGACACAGGCTCTTTATGGCTTTTTTCCTGTTATTTATTGCCTTCTGCTTATTGCCTCTTTTTAGCAGTGCACAAAAAGATACGGTCAAAAAAACGACGACCATTGATATTACTTCATCCTACAAACCCGTTTTGCGGAATGCAGTTAAGTTGAATTTCTCCGCTTCACACCTGGGCGGCGATACTTCAAGGCCCGTACTT
Encoded here:
- the dacB gene encoding D-alanyl-D-alanine carboxypeptidase/D-alanyl-D-alanine-endopeptidase, with the translated sequence MKTVYLFIGLIVSSISFGQNVQARLSMALKGLEKDGQFKHAIISLYVVDSKTGNVVFDKNSQVGLAPASCQKVVTSVSAFELLGKDFTYKTTMGYSGNFDGTSLNGNILFTGYGDPTLGSWRWEKTKEEMVKQQIATALKKKNISSVNGNLVIDESKWESQATPGGWIWEDVGNYYGAGARALNWHENQYDLILRPGKKPGDSVGIIATAPPLEVSVLVNELKTGKTGSGDQSIIYLPEDGLIGYVRGTIPAGKETFTVSGSMPDASLPFIKMTESILDSINIKLGGRAKTSDHYFLNKEKLPVQSGTLLSIVSPSLDSINYWFLKKSVNLYGEAFVKTIAYEKKGFGATDTGLNIIKNFWQERGIERSALNIMDGSGLSPANRVTTHALATVMQYARQQNWFASFYNALPEMNGIKMKDGYIGGVRSYTGYVKSKTGTEYTFSFIVNNFDGSPGAAREKMWKLLDILK
- a CDS encoding tetratricopeptide repeat protein; translation: MIELKTMIKQRITCLLLATAFSLSALSQPTNAVTDTEKKFKDAKALFVQEQFALAYPLFAELKAQYPDNTVSDHTYLNDDVGYYYIACQLKLQQPVAEQQARHYINVVNNEPRRQLMSYHLAKFYFTREDFSNAINYYERAGLENLSNAEIADAKFEKAYCYFNLKQFDQAKPLFDEIHQLPGNKYYIPANYYYGFISYYDRRFNEALKAFKLVETQEAYKGVVPYYIAEIYYFQGKKDEALRYGESVLARPGVLYYQKEMNLLIGQLYFEKKNYKRALPLLEAYVNSSEKVSKEVMYELSYCYYDANQLGKAIEGFKQLSTERDSMGQNSMYLLGDCYLRTNQKANARNAFQYSVYNSSNKVQQQVSRFNYAKLSYELGYQDIALSEMKKYLQDYPNSEYDTEAKEILVNLLTNTNNFADALNLYESFDKPTASMQKAYPRILYGRAVELINDQQVKKADELLTKILQLPASPVTPYANFWKGEIAYRNNEYDGAIRYLNLYLQANVPAQGEANNAAARYNLGYCWLQKENYKQALGFFEQVAKTVSVTSPFMDQDAYVRSADCYFMNREFAKANSMYDNVVNNALPQSDYAMFQKSLIAGVKSSSEKIRTLNALLKQYPKSNMVPDVNMEIALTYIADEKFNEAVPYLNTLISSAEAGGLKPKAYLKLGLCYYNMNRNTEALDNYQALIQKYPRSAEADEAMDIMKNIYVETGRPNDYIEMMRKNGKNISVSEADSLTYASAELKYNAADCNAAIAGFKNYLSQYPNGSYALEANYFSSECYLKSKDWQKALAGYDYVNSKGLNRYFEKATLEAARINYFELKDYAAAKKYFESLTAGAVNQDNQLEALRGLVRCYYLLKDYTLANEAANKLLTRKGLTTDDRSIAFLVLGKSQQLKNDCAGAITSFKSCASINKSAWGAEARFEIAHCLFTTNNFSAAERSALAVIKETGSYDNWVTKSYILLGDIFMQQKDYFNAKATYESVAKNAVIPELKQEAQQKLERPSRKKRLSVKWEGIRS
- a CDS encoding 2-oxo acid dehydrogenase subunit E2 → MSLVDLVMPKLGESIMEATILKWHKNPGDPIRQDETVLDIATDKVDSEVPSTAEGVIEEILFKENDVVPIGTVIAKIRVGANAAVSGNQPAPAPKQEEYEEARVVEEIPYQPTNNEQRTTSNTQTSKVRFYSPLVLNIAQQEGIGMAELENIPGTGQEGRVSKKDILAYVAAKGSSSKPQGTSQQPQSSAVVTTDNRPQTNDQSSTNNVPAVYTGNVEVIEMDRMRKLIAKHMTDSKRTSAHVTSFAECDVTNLVLWREKVKKDFEKREGEKITFTPLFIEAIVKCIKRYPWLSSSVEGDKIIIKKDLNIGMATALPNGNLIVPVIKNADQLNLTGLTRQVNGLANAARTGKLKPDDTNGGTFTLTNVGTFGSIMGTPIINQPQVAIMAVGAIKKRPMVIETPQGDSIAIRHMMYISLSYDHRIIDGALGSTFLNAVSKELENFDVNRSI
- a CDS encoding CinA family nicotinamide mononucleotide deamidase-related protein, with protein sequence MTQASIITIGDELLIGQVIDTNSAWMAQELNKWGIRVVRRVAVGDVWDEIWTALDEEQKYADIILITGGLGPTADDITKPLLCKYFDGKMLVNEAARQNVLDIFTRLNRPVIERNLKQAEVPDVCTVLQNKRGTAPGMWFEKDGKVFVSMPGVPHEMKGMMEDDVIPMLLKQFRFPAIIHKTLLTAGVGESFLAELIQDFEATLPAHIKLAYLPNYGMVRLRLTSTGFDKEKTGKEVQEFFETLQSLVKEYMVTNEDEPVEKVVGKLLVAKGKTLCTAESCSGGYIAHLLTSIPGSSGFYEGSVVSYSYKAKEDLLQVDKEILESKGAVSEEVVLQMATGALKNIRSDYVIAVSGIMGPGGGLPGKPVGTVWVAFGNKEKIETQKLYFRFDRMRNIQLTAVNALNLLRKFILSGS
- a CDS encoding acyl-CoA thioesterase, with the protein product MFITETQIRIHYALTDQMGIVYYGHYAQFYEIGRAEAIRQIGYTYKEIEAMGIIMPVVEIHSRFLRPAKYDDLITVKTTLKEMPTHHKIVFHAEIYNEQDELLNTGVVTLFFADAKTMKRCSMPEELKDKLAGYFAPNP
- a CDS encoding DoxX family protein, which encodes MKKLLSAKYSAGAVTAAMLVLRLAAGILMMNHGYDKLVHFGEYQHKFMSFLGMGGTLSLALVVFAEFFCSLFLVLGLFTRLATIPLIVTMAVALFDAHDGKFFGDGEMAALYIAGYLVLLIVGPGRISVDSMIGK